From a single Kryptolebias marmoratus isolate JLee-2015 linkage group LG6, ASM164957v2, whole genome shotgun sequence genomic region:
- the LOC108239715 gene encoding glutamate-rich protein 6-like, producing MDTAPVILKEPEDEEIPEEDYDVPRFGRPRLIAYIREPKQTPRVQKLPPEAESENNVHLPRCDYCQEPFSYNKPLENETHFDRPFCCEKGKQIRELIQKEREKLEQKEFDRKIDVEPGEPFSSEEREAAKELGRNGFRQHPKKKRENYVYGTSGHAEAKQKIFVYKLSNEPRDEPYIDTRIFKSIGTLTPQEELEGEPKIKEVRQKFYKSGKSFLTLCPDGTGNVLYPSGNAAIIISSEDADFTYIILEDKDTAPSIKGIFTNKGHSTCYHPSGQIWLNVTPGGGLYFSETGDLRRRWNWFYFDPHPHSLPFKPLIFTLGPHISARIYSQERMYVTFAHKENTVRFSVGSKLKPVCPESHSVLERYIQMKKTEINSLLCQMQTCMSHPAANLHNIKPHHRFIAQKERLSKQVEKEKSPEKDKGLCK from the exons atggaCACAGCCCCAGTGATTTTGAAG GAACCCGAAGATGAGGAGATACCAGAGGAAGACTATGATGTACCTCGCTTCGGTCGACCTCGTCTCATTGCATATATACGAGAGCCAAAACAAACTCCTCGTGTGCAAAAG ctTCCTCCAGAAGCTGAATCGGAAAACAATGTTCATCTCCCTCGATGTGACTACTGCCAGGAGCCCTTCTCGTACAACAAACCACTGGAAAATGAGACCCACTTTGACAGG CCCTTTTGTTGTGAGAAAGGTAAACAAATTAGAGAGCTTATCcagaaagaaagggaaaaactGGAACAGAAAGAGTTTGATAGAAAGATTGATGTGGAGCCTGGTGAACCCTTTAGCAGTGAGGAGAGGGAGGCTGCTAAAGAACTGGGAAGAAATGG GTTCAGACAACatccgaaaaaaaaaagagaaaattacgTTTATGGAACTTCAG GCCACGCTGAAGCCAAACAGAAAATCTTCGTTTATAAATTGTCGAATGAGCCGAGAGATGAGCCTTACATTGATACGAGGATTTTTAAATCTATAGGCACGTTAACACCACAGGAGGAGCTAGAAGGTGAACCAAAG ataaaaGAAGTAAGGCAGAAGTTCTACAAAAGTGGGAAATCTTTCCTGACCCTTTGTCCAGATGGAACTGGTAATGTCTT ATATCCCTCTGGTAATGCAGCCATTATAATATCCTCAGAAGACGCTGACTTTACTTACATAATCTTAGAGGACAAGGACACGGCACCCAGCATCAAAGGCATCTTCACAAATAAAGGCCACTCCACATGCTACCATCCCAGTGGGCAAATATG GTTGAACGTGACCCCAGGTGGAGGTCTCTACTTCAGCGAGACGGGAGATTTGAGGAGGCGCTggaattggttttattttgacccACATCCGCACAGCCTCCCCTTTAAGCCTCTCATCTTCACCCTGGGGCCACACATTAGTGCGCGCATATACTCGCAAGAACGCATGTATGTCACCTTTGCGCATAAGGAAAACACTGTACGCTTCAGTGTCGGGTCAAAGCTGAAG CCTGTTTGTCCAGAAAGCCACAGTGTTTTGGAACGATACAttcaaatgaagaaaacagagaTTAACTCTCTGCTTTGCCAGATGCAAACCTGCATGTCTCACCCCGCCGCAAATCTGCACAACATTAAGCCACATCACCGTTTCATTGCCCAGAAGGAGCGGCTTAGCAAGCAAGTGGAAAAAGAGAAGTCACCCGAAAAAGATAAAGGCCTATGCAAATAA
- the ednrbb gene encoding endothelin receptor type B isoform X1: MRTMTLLLCFGYIFVGLRANDRPSEALPVIEHPETASPALLILEKQKSNSSVYPSPVTGGKMAPPPMCSESAGIRDTFKYVNITVSLLVFIVGLVGNSALLRIIYTNKSMRSGPNIIIASLALGDLIHIVIDIPINSYRLIAEDWPFGLVICKLVPFIQKTSVGITVLSLCALSVDRYRAVVSWNQIKGIWVSVRTAIEITLIWFFSILLAVPEMVGFDMITMDYKEKHLRICLLHPVQTTQFMQFYKAVKDWWLFGFYFCMPLVWTTVFYALMTRKMLKNTESSLNGYIKQRREVAKTVFCLVVVFVLCWLPLYLSRILKSTMYDQKDPNRCQLLSVFLVLDYFGINMASLNSCINPIALYTVSRQFKKCFKACLCGPCLPRRAFSHDDELPCVLKSRMQDQASEQSSNIKAHKETPEHPTC, translated from the exons ATGAGGACCATGACTCTCCTTCTGTGTTTTGGATATATTTTTGTTGGATTACGGGCCAACGATCGGCCTTCAGAAGCTCTCCCTGTAATTGAGCACCCCGAAACAGCTTCCCCTGCTCTGCTAATactggaaaaacagaaatccaaCAGCTCGGTTTATCCATCCCCAGTCACGGGAGGAAAAATGGCACCCCCTCCTATGTGCTCGGAGTCAGCGGGAATCAGAGACACCTTCAAGTATGTCAACATTACAGTTTCTCTGCTGGTGTTCATTGTTGGATTGGTGGGAAATTCAGCCTTACTCAGAatcatttacacaaacaaaagcatgaGAAGTGGACCGAACATCATCATTGCAAGTCTTGCTTTAGGGGACCTGATCCACATTGTGATAGACATTCCAATCAACTCGTACAGG CTCATAGCAGAGGATTGGCCCTTCGGTTTAGTAATATGCAAACTCGTCCCCTTCATCCAGAAAACTTCTGTCGGGATTACCGTGTTAAGCTTATGTGCTTTGAGTGTTGACAG ATACCGTGCCGTTGTATCCTGGAATCAAATCAAAGGCATCTGGGTTTCCGTGCGGACGGCGATTGAAATAACCCTGATATGGTTTTTTTCAATCCTGCTGGCGGTCCCTGAAATGGTTGGCTTTGATATGATAACAATGGACTACAAAGAGAAACATCTGAGGATATGTCTGCTTCACCCCGTCCAAACCACACAGTTCATGCAG ttttacaaagcGGTAAAGGACTGGTGGCTCTTTGGATTCTACTTTTGCATGCCACTTGTTTGGACCACAGTTTTCTACGCACTCATGACCAGGAAGAtgctgaaaaacacagagagtTCATTAAATGGTTACATCAAACAG aggcgAGAAGTGGCAAAAACTGTCTTCTGCCTGGTTGTCGTGTTTGTGCTCTGCTGGTTGCCTCTGTACCTCAGCAGAATCTTGAAATCAACCATGTACGATCAGAAAGATCCTAACAGGTGTCAGCTACTGAG CGTCTTTCTTGTTCTTGACTATTTTGGCATCAACATGGCATCCCTGAATTCATGCATCAACCCAATTGCATTGTACACTGTCAGCAGACAGTTCAAGAAATGCTTCAAG GCGTGTCTGTGCGGCCCGTGCTTGCCTCGTCGAGCCTTCAGCCACGACGATGAGCTGCCGTGTGTTTTGAAGTCCAGAATGCAGGATCAAGCCTCGGAGCAAAGCAGCAACATCAAAGCCCACAAGGAGACCCCCGAACATCCAACCTGTTAA
- the ednrbb gene encoding endothelin receptor type B isoform X2 — translation MRTMTLLLCFGYIFVGLRANDRPSEALPVIEHPETASPALLILEKQKSNSSVYPSPVTGGKMAPPPMCSESAGIRDTFNMRSGPNIIIASLALGDLIHIVIDIPINSYRLIAEDWPFGLVICKLVPFIQKTSVGITVLSLCALSVDRYRAVVSWNQIKGIWVSVRTAIEITLIWFFSILLAVPEMVGFDMITMDYKEKHLRICLLHPVQTTQFMQFYKAVKDWWLFGFYFCMPLVWTTVFYALMTRKMLKNTESSLNGYIKQRREVAKTVFCLVVVFVLCWLPLYLSRILKSTMYDQKDPNRCQLLSVFLVLDYFGINMASLNSCINPIALYTVSRQFKKCFKACLCGPCLPRRAFSHDDELPCVLKSRMQDQASEQSSNIKAHKETPEHPTC, via the exons ATGAGGACCATGACTCTCCTTCTGTGTTTTGGATATATTTTTGTTGGATTACGGGCCAACGATCGGCCTTCAGAAGCTCTCCCTGTAATTGAGCACCCCGAAACAGCTTCCCCTGCTCTGCTAATactggaaaaacagaaatccaaCAGCTCGGTTTATCCATCCCCAGTCACGGGAGGAAAAATGGCACCCCCTCCTATGTGCTCGGAGTCAGCGGGAATCAGAGACACCTTCAA catgaGAAGTGGACCGAACATCATCATTGCAAGTCTTGCTTTAGGGGACCTGATCCACATTGTGATAGACATTCCAATCAACTCGTACAGG CTCATAGCAGAGGATTGGCCCTTCGGTTTAGTAATATGCAAACTCGTCCCCTTCATCCAGAAAACTTCTGTCGGGATTACCGTGTTAAGCTTATGTGCTTTGAGTGTTGACAG ATACCGTGCCGTTGTATCCTGGAATCAAATCAAAGGCATCTGGGTTTCCGTGCGGACGGCGATTGAAATAACCCTGATATGGTTTTTTTCAATCCTGCTGGCGGTCCCTGAAATGGTTGGCTTTGATATGATAACAATGGACTACAAAGAGAAACATCTGAGGATATGTCTGCTTCACCCCGTCCAAACCACACAGTTCATGCAG ttttacaaagcGGTAAAGGACTGGTGGCTCTTTGGATTCTACTTTTGCATGCCACTTGTTTGGACCACAGTTTTCTACGCACTCATGACCAGGAAGAtgctgaaaaacacagagagtTCATTAAATGGTTACATCAAACAG aggcgAGAAGTGGCAAAAACTGTCTTCTGCCTGGTTGTCGTGTTTGTGCTCTGCTGGTTGCCTCTGTACCTCAGCAGAATCTTGAAATCAACCATGTACGATCAGAAAGATCCTAACAGGTGTCAGCTACTGAG CGTCTTTCTTGTTCTTGACTATTTTGGCATCAACATGGCATCCCTGAATTCATGCATCAACCCAATTGCATTGTACACTGTCAGCAGACAGTTCAAGAAATGCTTCAAG GCGTGTCTGTGCGGCCCGTGCTTGCCTCGTCGAGCCTTCAGCCACGACGATGAGCTGCCGTGTGTTTTGAAGTCCAGAATGCAGGATCAAGCCTCGGAGCAAAGCAGCAACATCAAAGCCCACAAGGAGACCCCCGAACATCCAACCTGTTAA